One window from the genome of Clupea harengus chromosome 19, Ch_v2.0.2, whole genome shotgun sequence encodes:
- the sla1a gene encoding src like adaptor 1a has translation MGNAKSRTGDFQENVLADVDAQLKESDDDVLVVLVDYPSPDISEPIFRMGERLKGLAEEGPWWKVRSLKTGNDNYIPNLCIAKIYHGWLFEGVVRQKAEELLRLPGNVVGSFMVRESPKQRGMYSLSVRHRAIKHYKIFRMDNSWYYISPRLTFQCLEDMVNHYSDAADGLCCVLTVPCQAYSSSTPSSITQPPPVVMRRNFEWKNVDKSQLINPNCPDNQQTRNMVSFGVRNSIASYLSLAETAGSNSTSNRKKKSKSVYVMSDTCNTLNEEDYE, from the exons ATGGGAAACGCCAAGAGCAGGACTGGGGACTTCCAGGAAAACGTCCTGGCTGATGTCGACGCTCAGCTGAAAG AAAGTGACGATGATGTCCTGGTCGTGCTCGTGGACTACCCGTCCCCAGACATAAGCGAGCCTATCTTCAGGATGGGGGAAAGACTCAAGGGCCTAGCAGA GGAAGGTCCCTGGTGGAAAGTCCGGTCCCTCAAAACAGGCAATGACAACTACATTCCAAACCTCTGCATTGCAAAGATTTACCATGG ATGGCTGTTCGAGGGGGTGGTGAGGCAAAAGGCTGAAGAGCTCCTGCGCTTGCCGGGAAATGTGGTCGGGTCCTTTATGGTCAGAGAGAGCCCGAAACAGAGAG GGATGTACTCCTTGTCTGTGCGGCACCGGGCCATCAAGCACTATAAAATCTTCCGCATGGACAACAGCTGGTACTACATCTCTCCCCGCCTCACCTTCCAGTGTTTGGAGGACATGGTGAACCATTACTCGG ACGCTGCGGATGGCCTCTGTTGTGTTCTGACCGTTCCCTGTCAGGCCTACTCATCCAGCACCCCCAGCTCCATTACCCAGCCCCCACCTGTGGTGATGCGCCGCAACTTTGAATGGAAGAACGTGGACAA GTCACAACTTATTAACCCCAACTGTCCAGACAACCAGCAAACCAGGAACATGGTAAGCTTTGGAGTGAGGAACAGCATAGCATCTTACCTTTCCCTGGCTGAAACAGCAGGGAGCAATAGCACCAGCAACCGCAAGAAGAAGAGTAAATCTGTCTACGTGATGTCAGACACCTGCAACACACTCAACGAGGAGGACTATGAATGA